One Equus asinus isolate D_3611 breed Donkey chromosome 26, EquAss-T2T_v2, whole genome shotgun sequence genomic window carries:
- the FUT1 gene encoding galactoside alpha-(1,2)-fucosyltransferase 1 isoform X1, with protein MWAPSRRHLCLIFLLVCVLSSIAFLYVHQGLFHGGVDLFALCPSHHLGTPHVAIFCLSGTTMTSNASHPCPQQPASLTGTWTIHPDGRFGNQMGQYATLLALAQLNGRQAFILPAMHATLAPVFRITLPVLSPQVDSQTSWLKLQLHDWMSEEYAHVEHPVLKLTGFPSSWTFFHHIREQVRSQFTLHDHLRQDAQGFLSQLRLGRTGGRPSTFVGVHVRRGDYLQVMPQLWKGVVGDRAYLQQAMDWFRARHEAPIFVVTSNGMDWCRQNIDTSRGDVIFAGNGLEASPGKDFALLTQCNHTIMTIGTFGFWAAYLAGGDTVYLANFTLPDSNFLKIFKPEAAFLPEWVGINADLSPLRTPAGRLLGIA; from the coding sequence ATGTGGGCCCCCAGCCGACGTCATCTCTGTCTCATCTTCCTGCTAGTCTGTGTTCTTTCCTCAATCGCCTTCCTCTACGTCCACCAAGGCCTCTTTCACGGCGGTGTAGACCTGTTTGCCCTGTGTCCATCCCACCACCTTGGGACACCTCATGTGGCCATCTTCTGCCTGTCGGGCACAACGATGACTTCCAACGCCTCCCATCCCTGTCCCCAGCAGCCTGCCTCCCTCACAGGAACCTGGACCATCCACCCAGACGGCCGATTTGGTAACCAGATGGGGCAGTATGCCACACTGCTGGCCCTGGCCCAGCTCAACGGCCGCCAGGCCTTCATCCTGCCCGCCATGCATGCCACCCTGGCCCCCGTGTTCCGCATCACCCTGCCTGTGCTGTCGCCCCAGGTGGACAGCCAGACGTCCTGGCTGAAGTTGCAGCTGCATGACTGGATGTCGGAGGAGTACGCCCACGTGGAGCATCCCGTGCTGAAACTCACCGGCTTCCCCTCCTCCTGGACCTTCTTCCACCACATCCGGGAACAGGTCCGCAGCCAGTTCACCTTGCACGACCACCTGCGGCAAGACGCCCAGGGTTTCCTGAGTCAGCTCCGCCTGGGCCGCACGGGGGGCCGGCCGAGCACCTTTGTGGGTGTCCACGTGCGCCGAGGGGACTATCTGCAGGTTATGCCCCAGCTCTGGAAAGGCGTGGTGGGCGATCGCGCCTACCTCCAGCAGGCTATGGACTGGTTTCGGGCGCGGCATGAAGCTCCCATCTTTGTGGTCACCAGCAACGGCATGGATTGGTGCCGGCAAAACATTGACACCTCCCGGGGGGACGTGATCTTTGCTGGCAACGGGCTGGAGGCCTCGCCCGGGAAGGACTTTGCGCTGCTCACGCAGTGCAACCACACCATCATGACGATTGGCACCTTCGGCTTCTGGGCCGCCTACCTGGCTGGTGGGGACACCGTCTACCTGGCCAATTTCACCCTGCCTGACTCGAACTTCCTGAAGATCTTTAAACCGGAGGCTGCCTTCCTGCCGGAGTGGGTGGGCATTAATGCAGACTTGTCTCCCCTCCGGACACCGGCCGGGAGACTTCTTGGAATAGCCTGA
- the FUT1 gene encoding galactoside alpha-(1,2)-fucosyltransferase 1 isoform X2, producing the protein MWAALADRSLQPHQAVCGSATRQELRKRDPSWSPGPTSLASSSWPVASRHVSGGLCPSYTAMWAPSRRHLCLIFLLVCVLSSIAFLYVHQGLFHGGVDLFALCPSHHLGTPHVAIFCLSGTTMTSNASHPCPQQPASLTGTWTIHPDGRFGNQMGQYATLLALAQLNGRQAFILPAMHATLAPVFRITLPVLSPQVDSQTSWLKLQLHDWMSEEYAHVEHPVLKLTGFPSSWTFFHHIREQVRSQFTLHDHLRQDAQGFLSQLRLGRTGGRPSTFVGVHVRRGDYLQVMPQLWKGVVGDRAYLQQAMDWFRARHEAPIFVVTSNGMDWCRQNIDTSRGDVIFAGNGLEASPGKDFALLTQCNHTIMTIGTFGFWAAYLAGGDTVYLANFTLPDSNFLKIFKPEAAFLPEWVGINADLSPLRTPAGRLLGIA; encoded by the exons ATGTGGGCCGCCCTGGCAGACCGCTCGCTCCAGCCACACCAGGCCGTCTGTGGATCTGCCACCCGGCAGGAGCTCAG GAAACGAGATCCCTCCTGGAGTCCTGGGCCTACAAGCCTGGCAAGTTCTTCTTGGCCTGTTGCTTCCCGGCACGTCAGTGGTGGACTCTGCCCTTCATACACAG CCATGTGGGCCCCCAGCCGACGTCATCTCTGTCTCATCTTCCTGCTAGTCTGTGTTCTTTCCTCAATCGCCTTCCTCTACGTCCACCAAGGCCTCTTTCACGGCGGTGTAGACCTGTTTGCCCTGTGTCCATCCCACCACCTTGGGACACCTCATGTGGCCATCTTCTGCCTGTCGGGCACAACGATGACTTCCAACGCCTCCCATCCCTGTCCCCAGCAGCCTGCCTCCCTCACAGGAACCTGGACCATCCACCCAGACGGCCGATTTGGTAACCAGATGGGGCAGTATGCCACACTGCTGGCCCTGGCCCAGCTCAACGGCCGCCAGGCCTTCATCCTGCCCGCCATGCATGCCACCCTGGCCCCCGTGTTCCGCATCACCCTGCCTGTGCTGTCGCCCCAGGTGGACAGCCAGACGTCCTGGCTGAAGTTGCAGCTGCATGACTGGATGTCGGAGGAGTACGCCCACGTGGAGCATCCCGTGCTGAAACTCACCGGCTTCCCCTCCTCCTGGACCTTCTTCCACCACATCCGGGAACAGGTCCGCAGCCAGTTCACCTTGCACGACCACCTGCGGCAAGACGCCCAGGGTTTCCTGAGTCAGCTCCGCCTGGGCCGCACGGGGGGCCGGCCGAGCACCTTTGTGGGTGTCCACGTGCGCCGAGGGGACTATCTGCAGGTTATGCCCCAGCTCTGGAAAGGCGTGGTGGGCGATCGCGCCTACCTCCAGCAGGCTATGGACTGGTTTCGGGCGCGGCATGAAGCTCCCATCTTTGTGGTCACCAGCAACGGCATGGATTGGTGCCGGCAAAACATTGACACCTCCCGGGGGGACGTGATCTTTGCTGGCAACGGGCTGGAGGCCTCGCCCGGGAAGGACTTTGCGCTGCTCACGCAGTGCAACCACACCATCATGACGATTGGCACCTTCGGCTTCTGGGCCGCCTACCTGGCTGGTGGGGACACCGTCTACCTGGCCAATTTCACCCTGCCTGACTCGAACTTCCTGAAGATCTTTAAACCGGAGGCTGCCTTCCTGCCGGAGTGGGTGGGCATTAATGCAGACTTGTCTCCCCTCCGGACACCGGCCGGGAGACTTCTTGGAATAGCCTGA
- the FGF21 gene encoding fibroblast growth factor 21 codes for MDWDKTGFKYQGLWVPVLAVLLLGACQSHPIPDSSPLLQFGGQVRQRHLYTDDAQETEAHLEIRADGTVAGAVHRSPESLLELKALKPGVIQILGVKTSRFLCQGPDGTLYGSLHFDPVACSFRELLLEDGYNVYQSETLGLPLRLPHHSSPYRDPAPRGPARFLPLPGFPPAPPEPPGIPAPEPPDVGSSDPLSMVGPSRGRSPSYTS; via the exons ATGGACTGGGACAAGACGGGGTTCAAGTACCAGGGACTGTGGGTCCCTGTGCTGGCTGTCCTTCTGCTGGGAGCCTGCCAGTCACACCCCATCCCTGACTCCAGTCCCCTCCTCCAATTCGGGGGCCAAGTCAGGCAGCGCCACCTCTACACAGATGATGCCCAGGAGACAGAGGCGCACCTGGAGATCAGGGCTGACGGCACTGTGGCAGGGGCTGTCCACCGGAGCCCAGAAA GTCTCTTGGAGCTGAAAGCCCTGAAGCCAGGGGTAATTCAAATCTTGGGAGTCAAGACATCCAGGTTTCTGTGCCAGGGGCCAGACGGGACGCTGTACGGATCG CTCCACTTCGACCCCGTGGCCTGCAGCTTCCGGGAGCTGCTTCTCGAAGACGGCTACAACGTTTACCAGTCTGAGACCCTTGGCCTCCCACTCCGCCTGCCCCACCACAGCTCCCCATACCGGGATCCGGCCCCTCGGGGACCCGCCCGCTTCCTGCCGCTGCCAGGCTTTCCCCCAGCACCTCCGGAGCCTCCAGGGATCCCGGCCCCCGAGCCCCCGGACGTGGGCTCCTCGGACCCCCTGAGCATGGTGGGGCCTTCACGCGGCCGGAGCCCCAGCTACACTTCCTGA